The Arabidopsis thaliana chromosome 5, partial sequence genomic interval GCTCTAATATAAGGAGAATCTGTGTGCTTTAACAGTCCATGCATCTGCTTCACTGTAAGTTTCATGGTAAAGAATTTGTAGAGAAGACAATACGCTGTTGAAGGACCACGGCAATTCCCACCCATCCACGGCTCCACATGATTAACTTGGTTGTAGATTTCATCAATTACCTCATGATAAGTCTTTAAACCATAGAGCTCTTTAAAATAGTCAGAAGAAAGAATGTTCATTGAAAGAACCTTTTCCAATAATGACTCATATGCCCTTCCATTTGACTGTATCTCCGCCATGttttatgaaattgaaaaatgcTGAGAGATACAGAAAAAGCCTACGAGCCCAAAAAACCTGAAAGAGAAATTAAACACATTAGGAAATACAACAAGCTAAAGCTTGAAACTTTTTGGCCATAGATACAGAAACAATAACTAATCCTAAAAACCCAACTAAACCAACTATTAATCCTAAATTGAAACGAAACCCTAGAAATAGCAAAGCAAAATCTATGGGATCAACCTCAAAATTAAACCGGAAAGGAACTAAATTTCGTCAATCCCAGATAAGAAAAGGTGAAAATCGATATCAATTTCGGAAGGAACTGGTGAAATCAAATCGATCAAGCTAGAAACAAAGTCGAATCTATGTATCAGCCggttaaaaacaatttctataAGCAAACAAACTTAATTCTCGAGAAGTTTATCAAAATCGTAAGgagtaaaagagagaaacctgAAATTTGACGAACTGTGTTAGCGATTACAGGATTCAAGCGCGAGAGGTAGAGGGACACCAAAAGAGCCCTAGAAACGGCGATCTCGTATCGGACTTAGAAAGCTGctttcatatttaatttgggAAACTTTCAAATATGCCCTCATATTATCACGTAGTTTCACATTTTAcccaaatattataatatacaaatttgatCATTCTTTTAGTCTTTTGGCGTAGTATATATACTCGAAATATCGAAATTGCAAATTCTACCGTATCTTAGTTGACTTGTTCGTGCTAGACATGAATGAATACGCCTGATTCCTCAAAGCTACTCATTATTGGAGAAAGTGAATCAAACATTAAGAGCACTGAAACAGAACTTAAGAGCCATGAAACCAAGCCATCGTTGCTACAACACTGagtcttttaaaatttttggaAATCAGTTTGTGACATCTGCCCAAAAAGACTCGACTCGTACCTCTCTACAATGTTAGAACCAAAAGATTACCGAATGACCCAACTTACAAAATATATGACTGGTTATAGCCTGGAGAATCCATCAATAAATTATGCCTGCATAACTTAAACCTCACTCAACGGGGTCAGAATGCTAACGCGACTTTACCTCTCTTGTAACATTCTCCTTGCTAATCTTTCTCTGGGTTCTTCTAAGAGACAACTTGTCCGCACTCTCTTTGGTTCCATGTTCTAACTTTCCCATGTTTTTTCCGTTTTCACCAGTCACACGGTAAGTGACCTCTCTTCCACTAGAGCAACCGATATCAGTTTCTAAACAAACTTTCCTCTTTTTAAGCGAACTACCAGAAGCAGACGAATCAGTTGTGCTCTTTCTTTTGgcattcttcttttctcttctcgcGGTTGCTTTCGCCTGCTCGCGATCTTTCTTTACCTTCTCATAAGCATGTTGAACCACACTTGCAGCATGAGCTGCACTGCTGGTTCTTGAGAATGTCCACTTGGAGTTATTAAATAAACCTGAAGTAGTATTGTGGTTTGCAGCTGACTTTAGACGGCTGCAACTACTCCAACGGCTTGAAATACCTGGTTTAGGGACTTCTACTGCCAAATAGGACTGTAGACAATTAGGACACCGAAGGTTACAGTTGACATAAACTCTTAGATACTCGTACTGCATCATGCATCTCCTGCAGACTGTCCAGAAAGTATTCGACTTTGATTGGTCTGATGACCCAGATGCAGTAAATGAGTTTGGTGTTGTTGTGTGATTATCAGTACGTCCTGTTTTCTGTGTAGTACCAACTGGCTTTTGCGGATTGTTCTTTTGGGTCGGAGGATTGTTCTTCTGGGCTGGCGGATTGGTCTTCTGGGCAGGCGGATTGGTCTTCTGGGCTGGCGGATTGGTCTTCTGGGCCGGCGGATTGTTTCTCGGGGTCGTCGTCCTTGCATTTGTAGTGAAAGTAGTCTTGGCGAAATTGCAGAACCCGTTATTAGAAGATGAAACTGAGACCTTCTGATAAACTGAGTGCAAACTTTTCCTACGATCATAAGCTGCTCTCTTTTCCTTATCTGACAAGAATTTCCAAGCTTCAGAAACATGTTTGAATGCCCCTTCAGCTCCTATAGACTTGTTTTTATCGGGGTGAAGCATTAGAGCAAGCTTCCTGTACTTTCTCTTCAAcgtttcatcatcatcccgAGGACTTGCATTGAGTATTCCATACCAGTCGACATCCTcgtttactttgttttctgcAGCGATATACACATCCAAGGTTGCTAACATCTGAGAAACACCTTCTATCTCTGGATACAGATTTTGAGCTTTCAAGGCAAATTTCTTAGCCCCGGCAATGTCTTTCATTTTGAACTTGTTCTCTGCAATTTCTTTCGCCCTCGTCGCCTCGTCTTTGTTGCACTCCATGCCTGTCGTGTATCCTTATCATTCAATTTTTCTAATGACCAAAGTCTCAATGCCGACGAAATTCTCCGAATTTGAGCAATCCCCAGCGTCTGGGCTATGTTTTGCTTCAAGGATGGCTACTTTCTggctaaaacaaaaaaggtagATATGGAGGTGTTAACATATGTGAGAAAGCATCTACTAGCCGCTTAGCCAGTTCAGAAAAACGTAACACAAAATGTCAATGGTTTTTCTGCAATCATATTCTACACACATGCAGCCTAGCTACCAAAAATCCGTTGCAAATAGTGACTTCCACCAACACATAGAAATTAACATGTAAAACAACCAAGCAAAACAGAGACACCAGACTCAAGCCTATgcgacaagaacaaaaacccATTAACTCCAATTGCAAATCCACAAACCAGAGGCGAAACAATCAGCAGCTTGAGGAGATAAACCTTGTCAAAGCTAAGAAACAGCTCTCAATCATGCGTCACTAAGAAATTAACTCTATGAAGCTATCTAAAATCTTCGAAAAATCTCAGAAGCATGCAGAAACAAAGCTTAAAAGTGGCTACAATGTGTgtggtttagatttttttccaCCGAAAATTCGAAAAACCCAAGATATGTAGAAACAATCCAACATCTAAGCGTAAATAGCGAAATCGACTTCTAGATTCAtctaaaaaccctagaaatctCACAAACTCACAAACCTCTCAAAAATTTCGACTCGAAACGCACCTGATTTCTACGGGATTagcaacaacatcaaaatcGATTAAACCTAGAGACAATGTCGAAATCTGTAATCAGTGAATCAATCAATCAGGAATCATATCTAATGCAAAgtgaagagaaacaagagaagacCTGAAAGCTCGAGATTTGCAAAGTTTTAGGGTCAAagatgaaaagagaagatgcGACGAGAGAAAACGCTAGAATCACTCACACCAGTTGCGTTTCAGATTTTTCGATTGCGGGcttaaacttttatatttatcttagAAGATTTTTAATATGACCCTcttattatttactttttgacCGAATTGACCAAAAACTTTGTGATAGGAATCTTTATGACCTCAGCAGAGTGTACTATGGCCACATTTATATGGTGTGATAACACCAGTGTAACACCAGTGTAGACCTCTACTTGCAcagcttctttcttctataaTCTCTGACATTAGGATTCTATGGAGAAGTTTAATTTGTATTGATCCAAAACAACCCTAATGATCTAATATAACTcgaataaaaatatgaatcgaGAAATGAAGTCGAATTTGTAAATGTTATAaggttttatctttttctatatCCGAAGAAACGGAAACTAGACCCGAATCCAAAATTTGATTCGAGAAATAAATTCGATTTTGTAATTGTTATAAGgtattatctttttatatatccaaaaaaacaaaaatagaccCGAATCAAAAATTTGATTCGAGACATGAAGTCGATTTTGTAAGtgttataatgtttttcaaTATCCGAAGAAACGGACACTAGATCCGAATCAAActaaatgagaaaaatatttcGAATAGAATGTTcgtttcattaaaaataagaacatatttgaatttgaaaactataataattgaaaacatatttgtaACCGTCTGTTTAAATTAGGCGATGAAAATACTCTATTAGACGTAACTATAATTTCTCGATCTTCTTAATTCTACGGATTATGAAATTTTCTCATATGAGAAAATTTTACTAGAGAAATTTAACGCAGATTAAGTAAATCgattcaaaacaaaccaaataaagaaaattgattcGAAATTAAACTCAATTTTAAAACGGTTGTAAAGATTTActtttttcgtttattttcATAACAGAAGTTGGATACGAAGCGaactagaaaataaaatagttggATTACATTACCtttttattacaaataaaGACTTCtgacttttaaaaaacaaataagactGAAATCTCATATAGATCGGTCTACAACAAATCGAGTCAAGTTTCAGATATTGTAACTAGAATTGTGCCCCTAGCTATGTTAATTtacaacaaatattaaaatattttgaagataTCAAACATATGCATTAGTGttaaataacaaagaaagtatatcattattacaaaacaattaaaaaaaaagaaaagttggggaaaaagaaacagtttttagtttttttaaaaacatattttcccGTAAATATGTGTGAAAGAAAATAGTTTGTTTGGAAATTATAGAGATAATGGGATATGGGAAAGGAGaacagtttttaattttttaaaaaaacagtttttttttttttgtaaataggTGTGAAAAGAAAGATGTAAAAGAATAGAATTTGAGACTTATGCCACATGTCAAAAGGATAcatcaattattaaaaaaaaatgaccgTTGATTTAGTATAGTTAGATTTTAAGTTAATAACCTATTAATTAAAAGGAATGAGAAATATTACTAGGAAAGTTTAATTCGGATTAAGTGGATCgacacaaaacaaaccaaatagAAAACCCTTATCCCAATACTAAATCAAATGGTGGCATcattaaaatgttttacttttatttaatcaaaaaacgGAAACTAGATCCgcatcaaaaagaaaaaataataaattgtttataaattattttcattaaataatatgaaaataatatagaatTTTGTATCGATCAATTTAAAACATATCAAGGAAAGTATCATATAAATGTAACATATATTCCTACCCTCTGAATTAGTACTCATGAGAGATATAGAATCTCtcgtttttgtctttaaatgAGAAACATGtttattaagaaattttaattcaaaataaGTGAATCAAACCATGTACATGGGTGATATTTTTGTAGTATCACAAgtccaaaaattatttttatattgataaaataactaaaatgaGCTCgatcagtatatatatatatatatatatatatatatatttatttatttatttatttatttattaaacaaacattatagataatactaaaataattcttaatgATACTTTATGAGTATCACCTATGAACATTCTCTTAGTATCCtccaacaaaactaaaattactcaccaaaaaaaattactcaccaaattgtaatttctttacatttatttgaataaaacatAGGGGGCAATTGCCTCCTACTACtcacaaaaaaatctaaaacaaattgaatCGAAAAACTTGGTTTGAATACTGAAATTAGTTTTAGCACCgctaacaaatattttgtttccgAATAGTACTGAAAATAGATAACATTTTTGTGTGAACAGAATGTCAAGTCCGCAAGATGACTGAACTTCgttggaagagaaaaaagtgtGATTcttattgttatatttttctgtGAGTGCATGCAATCATATCGAAGTTTGGGATAGTGGGTTTTTTCCGGTAAAATGTTAagttttataccattttagattttttacaGAATTACAGAGATTACAAGGaactaaataaaacaatctacagaaaataaatacaacattACTATTCAAATTGCGATAGTGGTTTAATTATAGAGAGcttcgaaaacaaaaaaaatatccaaaacagCATATCAACATCTAGCCGTGTACATCACCTCAAGTGTTATTCACAATGTTGTACACTATTATCGGATAACGTATCAAGATCATATCTCTTGAAGCGTCTAAACTGCATATGTACTGCTTGAACATAACTAAAATTACCACCATATTTATAGTTATACTATCTTTGAAATGACtacctctctttttttttgtcacaagagtgttgattttattatatccAACAACAAGCCAAGATCAACAACATTCAAACAAAGCCAAATTACAActaaacaaaatccaaaactttttaaaatgaaaagtcCAACTAGAAACCCAACAAGAGAAAACCACAacaggaagaaaaaagaggtCTTGCATTGGAGGAAAGATCACGTGTCACGAGCAGATCCTTTGATGAAGACACGTGGAAGGAGGAAGATCTGGGTAATCGTCGGTCGTCGTTGAAGATGTTTGTCGACTCCAATGAAACCCAAAACCACTGGAATATGTATGATGATCGCAAGTCAAATCGTCGATCCATCAAGGTTCACAATAAACTAATGGTAGCAATTGTCAATATTGGGAGATCTCCATATATCTTAGCTATAAAATAGGAAAATATCTTTGTGGAGATTAGGAAATTGTATAGCTTCCTCTCCACGTGTAGTTAACCTAAATATTCTCTTGTAAATATATCAAGGTGTAATCGTATGAAATCAATAAGAGAAAACGTTCATCTAAACCTAGCCGCTTCTAGTTTctacatggtatcagagccttGCCTTTGATCCaacgttttcttctcttgttcgtttgttgttttttatcTCTCCTTACAAATCAATATGTTCTTTGGACTTCATATAAGCCCATTCATCGAAGCCCATCTCTAATACTCCCCTTCAAGATGGACAGTGGAGATCTCGAACACTCATCTTGCCAAGTAAATATTGCAACTGATTTCGCCCAAGAGCCTTGGTAAGAAAATCGGCTAATTGCTCTGTCGTACGAACGTGTCGAGTAGACACAATTCCGTCTTTTATCCCATCTCGAACGAAATGACAATCTTTCTCAATGTGTTTCGTACGCTCGTGAAATACCGGATTAGCTGCAATGTGTAGTGCAGCTTTATTATCACAATGAAGACTTATTGATTCTGGATGAGGAACTTGAAAAATGAGAAGCAACTCCTTGAGCCATAAGAGTTCTTGATAAGTATAAGCCATAGCTCTGTATTCAGCTTCAGCGGAAGAGAGTGATACCCGttcttgcttctttgttttccaacATATAGGGGATTTGCCGAGTAAGACAACATAACCAGACAGTGAACGACGCGTTTTTGGACATGTTTGAAAATCTGAATCACAATAGGCATCTAGATGAAGATCATCATCGTTGCTTAGTAATAAGCCTTGTCCGCAAGTCCCTTTAAGATATCGTACTAGGCGAACTGCTACATCCCAATGACGTGTACGTGGTTGTCTGAGAAATTGCGCTAGAAGATGAACTAGATAGCAAAGGTCTGGTCGGGTGATAGAAAGATAAATCAACCGGCCAACTAACCTGCGGTATTTGGTTGGTTCATGATAGAATTCACCGTCTTCTTTGGCTAGAGTATGATTCTGTTCAATAGGAGTGTCAACGGGTTTAGCTCCAAGAAGTCTGCATTCAGAGATGATATCCAAAGTATATTTGCGTTGCGAAATATAAATCCCCTGCTTTCCTCTAGAGACTTCGATCCCAAGAAAGAATTTTAGAGGACCTAAATCTTTCATGTGAAAGCATTCACTCATATATGCCTTAAACTCTGCAGTTAGCTTGATGTAAGGGGGAGTGATTCCCCAGAAGAATCTAGTGTCACTGAAAACCCGGTTTCTCTTCCACCACCGGATGTGTCACATGAAAAGGATATACCGGTTTCAACGGTTGAGGCTACACAAACGCAGAATC includes:
- the ATSRL1 gene encoding PRP38 family protein, which gives rise to MAEIQSNGRAYESLLEKVLSMNILSSDYFKELYGLKTYHEVIDEIYNQVNHVEPWMGGNCRGPSTAYCLLYKFFTMKLTVKQMHGLLKHTDSPYIRAVSESLNHLFCIIVLHKV
- the ATSRL1 gene encoding PRP38 family protein — encoded protein: MAEIQSNGRAYESLLEKVLSMNILSSDYFKELYGLKTYHEVIDEIYNQVNHVEPWMGGNCRGPSTAYCLLYKFFTMKLTVKQMHGLLKHTDSPYIRA
- the ATSRL1 gene encoding PRP38 family protein gives rise to the protein MAEIQSNGRAYESLLEKVLSMNILSSDYFKELYGLKTYHEVIDEIYNQVNHVEPWMGGNCRGPSTAYCLLYKFFTMKLTVKQMHGLLKHTDSPYIRAIFTTTIKVGMSFFL
- a CDS encoding Chaperone DnaJ-domain superfamily protein (Chaperone DnaJ-domain superfamily protein; FUNCTIONS IN: unfolded protein binding, heat shock protein binding; INVOLVED IN: protein folding; EXPRESSED IN: 21 plant structures; EXPRESSED DURING: 14 growth stages; CONTAINS InterPro DOMAIN/s: Molecular chaperone, heat shock protein, Hsp40, DnaJ (InterPro:IPR015609), Heat shock protein DnaJ, N-terminal (InterPro:IPR001623), Heat shock protein DnaJ (InterPro:IPR003095); BEST Arabidopsis thaliana protein match is: DNAJ heat shock N-terminal domain-containing protein (TAIR:AT5G53150.1); Has 30201 Blast hits to 17322 proteins in 780 species: Archae - 12; Bacteria - 1396; Metazoa - 17338; Fungi - 3422; Plants - 5037; Viruses - 0; Other Eukaryotes - 2996 (source: NCBI BLink).), which translates into the protein MECNKDEATRAKEIAENKFKMKDIAGAKKFALKAQNLYPEIEGVSQMLATLDVYIAAENKVNEDVDWYGILNASPRDDDETLKRKYRKLALMLHPDKNKSIGAEGAFKHVSEAWKFLSDKEKRAAYDRRKSLHSVYQKVSVSSSNNGFCNFAKTTFTTNARTTTPRNNPPAQKTNPPAQKTNPPAQKTNPPAQKNNPPTQKNNPQKPVGTTQKTGRTDNHTTTPNSFTASGSSDQSKSNTFWTVCRRCMMQYEYLRVYVNCNLRCPNCLQSYLAVEVPKPGISSRWSSCSRLKSAANHNTTSGLFNNSKWTFSRTSSAAHAASVVQHAYEKVKKDREQAKATARREKKNAKRKSTTDSSASGSSLKKRKVCLETDIGCSSGREVTYRVTGENGKNMGKLEHGTKESADKLSLRRTQRKISKENVTREVKSR